The region GATAATATCTAGCATTTTATTAAAACCATAAATAGCATTAGTATGCAATCCATCAGCATTAGTGAATCGACTTAGTGAATTTTGTAATGCAAAAAAAGAACGAAACGCAATACTGTTCCCATCAATCAAAAGTAATCGTTTATCAGTCATAATTTTCCTCCGTTTATCCTATCTACATCATACCAAAAATGCAACAAAGCACGAAGTCTTTAGTCAAAAATTATATCAATGATAAGCACTTTTCCCATTACATGTTTTTTAGAAAAGAATCAATCACGTTTAACCAATGCCTTATCGTTCCAAGTCTTATTTCTTAATTGCATCCTCAATATCCGCAATCATTTTTTGGGGTGTTGTTATCGGTGCGTACCTTTTAATTAAGTGTCCATCTCTATCAATTAGAAACTTAGTAAAATTCCACTTAATTCTGCCGTTACCGGATGTTTCTTTTAAATACGTAAACAGCTGATCCTCATCTTTACCATTCACAACAACTCTCTTAGTCATTGGAAAAGTAACTCCGTAATGCATCTGACAATAATCGAGGGTCTCTTCATCAGATTTCAATTCCTGTTTAAATTGATTTGAAGGTAGCCCTAGTATTTCAAGCCCCTTACTATGATACTCATTATAAATTTCTTCAAGCGTCTCTAATTGTGGTGCAAACCCACACTTACTAGCAGTGTTTACGACTATTACAACTTTTCCTTTATACTCAGCAAAATTAATCTTCTTCCCATCCATCTCTGTTTCTGAAAAATCATAAAATGTTGTCATAATATCTCACTTTCATTAAATTTTTTTCAATATTATTTTCTTCAATATTTCAGAGATAATATCTATGTTTCTTGAAATTTTTAATTGTAAATTTAGTATATAAAAAGAAGTTGCATCAAAACAATTGATTACAACTTCTAATATCTAAAGGTTAAATTTTAATCTCGGCTTCCCCATCCAAAAATCATAAGGAAATACTGAAATAAATTAATAAAATCAAGATAAAGACTGAAAGCTCCCTGTAAAGCCAGTCCAGTTTCTGAAACTTGGTCACCATAGCTAAGGTACATATTTTTCATCTGTGCCGTGTTATACATGGATAATCCCGCGAACACAAGAATCCCAATAATTGAAAACACAAAAACAACGGCGCTACTATGAATGAAAAGCATATTGATAAATGATACAACAATCATCCCAATTAATGCTGCTAAGAGTTGCGTACCCATCTTGCTAA is a window of Pediococcus claussenii ATCC BAA-344 DNA encoding:
- a CDS encoding glutathione peroxidase, whose translation is MTTFYDFSETEMDGKKINFAEYKGKVVIVVNTASKCGFAPQLETLEEIYNEYHSKGLEILGLPSNQFKQELKSDEETLDYCQMHYGVTFPMTKRVVVNGKDEDQLFTYLKETSGNGRIKWNFTKFLIDRDGHLIKRYAPITTPQKMIADIEDAIKK